One Silene latifolia isolate original U9 population chromosome 4, ASM4854445v1, whole genome shotgun sequence DNA segment encodes these proteins:
- the LOC141653586 gene encoding BAG family molecular chaperone regulator 4-like, with the protein MNLEKEQDWEMRPGGMLVQMRENGDGFDDFNGGAFYKIKVSYGPKFLDFTIPCKSTFGDLKKLLAQETGLEPEDQRLFFRGREKDDTETLTMAGLKDNSKLLLMERPASKERKMEEARKNDEILKAYEAIAKVRTEVDKLSQKVSSLQTSVNSGIKVDEKEFIILTELLMVQLLKLDTIEAEGEPKAQRKTEVHRVQGYVDLMDSLKTRNANPFGDQGNTVAVTTNWETFDSGVGSLTPPSTSSSSKSTEDWERFE; encoded by the exons ATGAACCTAGAAAAGGAACAGGATTGGGAGATGAGACCAGGTGGGATGTTAGTTCAAATGAGAGAAAATGGTGATGGTTTTGATGATTTTAATGGCGGTGCTTTTTATAAGATCAAGGTCTCTTATGGCCCCAAGTTCCTTGATTTTACTATCCCTTGTAAATCCACCTTTG GGGATTTGAAGAAGCTTCTTGCACAAGAAACCGGATTGGAGCCTGAGGACCAAAGGTTGTTCTTTCGAGGGAGGGAGAAAGATGATACAGAGACTTTGACTATGGCAGGTCTCAAGGACAACTCAAAGTTGTTGCTTATGGAGCGTCCCGCTAGCAAAGAGAGAAAAATGGAAGAGGCAAGAAAAAATGATGAAATATTAAAAGCCTATGAAGCAATTGCTAAAGTTCGGACTGAAGTGGATAAGCTCTCTCAAAAG GTATCGTCTTTGCAAACATCTGTTAATAGCGGGATAAAGGTAGATGAAAAGGAATTTATCATCTTAACGGAGTTGCTGATGGTTCAGTTGCTTAAACTGGATACTATTGAGGCAGAAGGAGAACCGAAAGCCCAGCGAAAGACTGAG GTGCACCGTGTCCAGGGCTATGTGGACTTGATGGATTCCCTTAAGACGAGAAACGCCAACCCCTTTGGCGATCAAGGCAATACCGTCGCCGTGACTACCAACTGGGAGACATTTGACTCTGGAGTAGGGAGTTTGACCCCACCTTCAACCTCATCATCCTCTAAAAGCACTGAAGATTGGGAGCGGTTTGAATAG